From Candidatus Wallbacteria bacterium, a single genomic window includes:
- a CDS encoding Glu/Leu/Phe/Val dehydrogenase, which yields MMNLNQSYRKILSTTNNEVMFHFPVKMDDGKVEVFTGYRVQHNNVLGPYKGGLRFHPQVNIDEVRALASWMTWKSAIAGIPFGGAKGGIQIDPKSYSMAELERITRRFTYALGDTIGPEYDIPAPDVNTNAQIMAWILDTYLAIMPPHERQHCIHVVTGKPIECGGSIGRDKATGQGVVFLIKQWAEDKKVDLGKSTLIVQGFGNVGSWSAKLMKPQGAKLLAVQDHTGTIYNPAGIDPDDLAGFVKEKGGVAGYAKAKSIPNEDFFGIKADIFIPAALENQITSHTAPQLQVKLVAEGANGPTNPDGDAVLIQKGIDLIPDVLCNSGGVIVSYFEWLQNKRSESWDLEEVDQKLYDKIITAYQKVSQTAKKHGTDWRTAAYIVALSALEKAYDKRGVYP from the coding sequence ATGATGAATCTGAATCAAAGTTACCGTAAGATTCTCTCCACCACCAACAATGAAGTGATGTTTCATTTTCCGGTGAAGATGGATGACGGCAAAGTCGAAGTTTTCACGGGATACAGGGTGCAGCATAATAATGTCCTGGGGCCATATAAAGGAGGCCTCAGATTCCACCCTCAGGTCAATATCGACGAAGTCAGAGCCCTGGCTTCATGGATGACCTGGAAATCTGCCATCGCAGGAATCCCTTTTGGAGGGGCTAAAGGCGGAATTCAGATTGATCCAAAAAGTTACAGTATGGCTGAATTGGAACGCATCACCAGGCGCTTTACTTATGCCCTGGGAGATACCATTGGTCCTGAATACGATATTCCTGCCCCTGATGTCAACACCAATGCCCAGATCATGGCCTGGATCCTGGATACATATCTGGCGATCATGCCTCCCCATGAGCGCCAGCACTGCATCCACGTCGTGACAGGCAAGCCCATCGAGTGCGGCGGCAGCATCGGGAGAGACAAGGCCACCGGCCAGGGGGTCGTATTTCTGATCAAACAGTGGGCAGAGGACAAGAAAGTTGATCTCGGGAAATCCACTTTAATAGTCCAGGGATTCGGCAATGTGGGTTCCTGGTCAGCTAAGCTTATGAAACCGCAGGGCGCCAAGCTGCTGGCGGTTCAGGACCACACAGGCACAATCTATAATCCTGCAGGGATTGACCCGGATGACCTGGCCGGATTTGTGAAAGAAAAGGGAGGCGTGGCCGGCTATGCCAAAGCCAAGTCAATTCCAAACGAAGACTTTTTTGGAATCAAGGCGGATATTTTCATCCCTGCAGCCCTGGAGAATCAGATCACCTCGCACACCGCTCCGCAGCTTCAGGTCAAACTGGTCGCTGAAGGCGCAAACGGCCCCACGAATCCTGACGGAGATGCCGTCCTGATTCAAAAGGGCATTGATCTGATCCCGGATGTTTTATGCAACTCAGGCGGTGTGATCGTCAGTTATTTCGAATGGCTGCAGAACAAGCGAAGCGAAAGCTGGGATCTTGAGGAAGTTGACCAGAAACTTTATGACAAGATCATCACAGCCTATCAAAAGGTGAGCCAGACTGCGAAAAAACACGGCACAGACTGGAGGACTGCGGCATACATCGTGGCCCTGTCAGCCCTGGAAAAAGCCTATGACAAGAGAGGAGTATATCCGTAG
- a CDS encoding Glu/Leu/Phe/Val dehydrogenase, translated as MAVKKTSMKSGVPDYFENTLKVIDESAKILKLDPGLLEVLKHPKRSVEVSIPVKMDNGKIKVFTGYRVLYNIARGPGKGGVRLHPDVNISEVKALAAGMTWKCAVVDIPFGGGKGGIIMDPTKMSEGEIERVIRRYTAEIVDLIGPKKDVPAPDVNSGQREMAWMMDTYSMHHSETVSGVVTGKPFILGGSLGRPEATGRGVYTSIKKACTVKKISLKGARIAVQGFGNVGSIAAKLCSEDGAKIVAVSDASGTICNEKGIDIPALIAYSAKNKKMVKGFPGTKAYSGSVLEVDCDILIPAALENQITEKNAAKIKAKIVAEGANGPTTVDADAILFKKGIFMIPDILCNAGGVTVSYFEWVQNFYNYYWTEEEVNQKLVTIMENSFNAVYELAVKHKIDMRKAAYCLAIKRVAEATTARGVYA; from the coding sequence ATGGCAGTCAAAAAGACATCAATGAAGAGTGGAGTACCGGACTATTTCGAGAACACGCTGAAGGTAATCGATGAATCCGCTAAAATACTCAAACTCGATCCCGGTCTTCTGGAGGTCCTGAAGCATCCCAAACGTTCTGTGGAAGTCTCGATCCCTGTAAAAATGGATAATGGAAAGATCAAAGTTTTTACAGGGTACAGAGTTCTGTACAACATAGCCCGAGGACCTGGTAAAGGCGGCGTCAGGCTTCATCCGGACGTTAATATTTCCGAAGTCAAGGCTCTGGCTGCAGGCATGACCTGGAAATGCGCCGTAGTCGACATCCCCTTTGGCGGCGGAAAAGGCGGCATCATCATGGACCCCACAAAAATGTCGGAAGGCGAGATTGAACGCGTCATCAGGCGCTACACTGCCGAGATCGTAGATCTGATCGGCCCCAAGAAAGATGTGCCTGCACCGGACGTGAACAGCGGACAGCGTGAAATGGCCTGGATGATGGATACTTACAGCATGCATCACAGCGAGACCGTATCAGGCGTTGTTACGGGAAAGCCGTTCATACTCGGCGGCTCGCTCGGCAGGCCCGAAGCCACCGGCAGAGGCGTCTATACCTCGATCAAGAAAGCCTGCACAGTCAAAAAGATAAGCCTTAAAGGTGCCAGAATTGCAGTCCAGGGATTCGGCAACGTGGGTTCCATCGCTGCCAAGCTCTGCTCAGAAGACGGCGCAAAGATCGTGGCTGTTTCAGATGCATCAGGTACGATCTGTAACGAGAAGGGAATCGACATTCCGGCTCTGATCGCATACTCCGCAAAGAACAAGAAGATGGTCAAGGGATTTCCGGGAACAAAGGCTTATTCAGGCAGCGTCCTGGAAGTGGATTGCGATATTCTGATTCCTGCGGCCCTGGAGAACCAGATTACAGAGAAGAACGCTGCGAAAATCAAAGCGAAGATTGTAGCCGAAGGCGCCAATGGTCCTACCACAGTCGATGCCGATGCGATCCTTTTCAAGAAGGGTATTTTCATGATCCCGGACATTCTCTGCAATGCCGGAGGTGTGACTGTCTCCTATTTCGAATGGGTGCAGAACTTCTATAACTACTACTGGACAGAAGAGGAAGTCAATCAGAAGCTGGTGACGATCATGGAAAACAGCTTTAACGCTGTCTACGAACTCGCAGTTAAACATAAGATAGACATGAGAAAAGCAGCTTACTGCCTGGCGATTAAACGCGTAGCTGAGGCGACAACTGCCCGCGGCGTATACGCTTAA
- a CDS encoding AEC family transporter yields the protein MSALIAVLKIIFPIYSIIALGYYFNRTGKYNQKVDAFLNQVAFYYIMPVVLFKGLLFNDVKFTSGILQIPGFMLLAFILMFAVFYLFKIPLQYLIMSFRGNTVYFGIPILKLTLNEQDFLTGILVISLISPLTIFLVTILKPETGGLRKILLNTLKNPFLWVLILGIILGNSGFNFDFLQSLLSEISDALTFISLIIIGGNLSFKELKKVSALENMAIFNKLMLFPLLFLFYGKMVGLDPACMKIGLLLASTPGAVTNYTIIRELGLPEREAVRNVMLSSFIYFIYLPVLLLFLDRLCR from the coding sequence ATGTCTGCTTTGATTGCCGTCTTGAAAATCATATTTCCGATCTACTCCATCATTGCACTGGGTTACTATTTCAACAGGACAGGAAAATACAATCAGAAGGTGGATGCATTCCTCAATCAGGTCGCTTTTTATTACATCATGCCAGTAGTACTGTTCAAGGGCCTGCTGTTCAATGATGTGAAATTCACGAGCGGCATCCTGCAGATTCCCGGCTTCATGCTGCTGGCTTTCATTCTGATGTTTGCGGTATTTTACTTGTTCAAAATCCCTCTCCAATACCTGATAATGTCCTTCAGGGGCAATACAGTTTATTTTGGAATCCCGATCCTGAAACTGACCCTGAACGAACAGGATTTTCTGACAGGCATCCTGGTGATTTCTTTGATTTCACCGCTCACGATATTTCTTGTTACCATCTTGAAACCAGAAACAGGCGGGCTGAGGAAAATTCTCCTGAACACTCTGAAAAATCCCTTTCTCTGGGTGCTGATACTGGGAATAATTCTGGGAAATTCAGGATTCAATTTCGATTTTCTGCAATCTCTTTTAAGTGAGATTTCGGATGCCCTGACCTTCATTTCCCTGATCATCATCGGAGGGAATCTGTCATTCAAAGAACTGAAAAAAGTTTCCGCTCTTGAGAACATGGCCATTTTCAATAAGCTGATGCTGTTTCCCCTGCTGTTCCTTTTTTATGGAAAAATGGTGGGCCTGGATCCGGCCTGCATGAAGATCGGCTTGCTGCTGGCCTCGACTCCGGGTGCAGTGACAAATTACACCATCATCCGTGAGCTTGGCCTGCCTGAGCGTGAAGCAGTGCGGAACGTGATGCTGTCATCCTTCATCTATTTCATATACCTGCCTGTGCTGCTCCTGTTTCTGGATAGACTCTGCCGTTAA